The genomic region AGCGTGGGCACCGTGATCTTCTCGAGATCCGCCGTGCGGTCCCACTTCTCCAGCTTGCCGGAAGCGCGGAACTCGCTGGGGCCCTGCATCGGGATGTAGATCTTGGGATTGAGATGCTTGAATGCCCGGTTCACCGGGTCGGGCCACAGGTCGGGCGCCATCCTCAAGATGTGCTTGACGTAGTGGTGCTCGATGACCAGCTGCATGTAGCGCGGGTCGTCGTACTTCTTGGCCGCCTCGAGGCGCTGGATCTCGTCGAGGACCTTCGGATCCATCTCCGGGATGAAGGCATCCTGAGCGTACTGGTTGTAAGCCGGGATGCTGGCCATCATGTTGGAGATGATCAGACCCCGGAGGTTTTCCTGGTGCGCCAGGGCGTACTCCATGGCGAGCATGCCGCCCCATGAATGGCCCATGAGGTAGAAGTCGGATTTGTCGAGGCCGAGCGCCTGCCGGACCTGCTCCACCTCGTCGACGAAGCGCGGCAAGTCCCACAGGTCGGGGTCATCGGGCTGATCGCTGTAGAACGACCCGAGCTGATCGTAGTAGTAGTACTCGATCCCCGCCGCTGGGAAATAGCTGTCCAGCGCCTCGAAATACTCGTGCGTGAATCCGGGCCCTCCGTGCAGGAGCAGCACCTTGATCGTCGGGTTGTTGCCCGTCCGCTTGGTCCAGACGTGGAACTCCCCTTTCGGCGTCTTGATCGGGATCATCCTGGCGCCGCCGCTGAGAATGTCTTTCCTTCCCGCGTCGTCGAAATAAGAGACGTGCTTCGGCGCCGCGGCAGGCGCGGGTGCGGGTGCCGGTGGGGTGTCGGCCGGGCAGGCGAGCAGAGGCAGGAGCAGCATGGCGACGAAGACGGTCCGCATGAAGGACAACTAGCGCTTCCCTCCGTTCCAGCCGTTGATGAGAAAGATGGGACTCTCCTTGGTCGATTGGGGCTTGAGCGCCAGGAGGAACCGTTGCGCATCCCGCGGGATGGCACCATTGACCGCCTCTCGGACGTCCAGGAGAAGCTTCGGAACCCCGATCTCCAATCCGGCGCCGCGCGGCTCGACGCTGATGCTGAGCAGCCCGACTTCCGGGGCGACGACGATGACCTCCTTGCCCCCCATCCCCCAATCCGCCCCTTCGACGCCTCCCTGCGATACCTGCCACTTCGCGCCGGTGCCCGGAAAGGGCGCGATGTAGGCTTCGTGGCGTCCCGATTCGTTGGAGAGGTAGAGCATCCAGCGGCCGTCCGGCGACAGCTTGCCGTTGATCTCGTCGAACTCGGTTTGCAGATAGATCTGCGGCTCGCTCTTCTTCGTCATGTCCAGCGTGGCGATATCCCAGCCCGTCTTGTGGTCGTTTCGGGTGGTCTGGAAGACCAGCAGCCTGCCGTCACGCGACCAGTCGGTCGCCAGCTTGTCGCTCTCGTCGCGCAGCAGCACCTCCTCGGTGCCGCCCGCCGCAGGCTTGATGAACAGATCGTCGTTCTTTGCGGTGCGTAGGTAGACGATGCGCTGACCGTCGGGGGACCAGACAGGATCGCGCTCGCCCACCGGATCGAAGGTGAGGCGCGTCCGGGTATTTCGCTTCAGATCCTCCACCCAGATATCGGACGTGGCCGCCTCGGGATCCAGAATCGAGAGGGCGAGATGAGTGCCGTCCGGCGAGATCGCGATATCGACGAAGTCGCCCGGCCGTCCGACGTCGCCGATTCTCTTTCCGGTCCGATCGAACCAGGCGAGCTGCGTCTCCCCGAGAGAGCCGGCGGTGGAGTAGGCCACCACATCGCCGGATGAGGCCCCGAAGGAGGCGCGGAAGAATTGCGGATCGTAGCCCACGCCCTCCGCGAGCGGCTTCGGCTCTCCGATGAGACGGAAGGTCCTCAGGTCCAGCTTCTGGCCCATGAGGATGCGATCGCGCACGTAGAGGAGGCTGTCCCCCGCCACGACGGCGTTGGAGCGCACCCGCAGCAGAAGCTGCTTCGTGTCGGTCCCCAGCTCGCCGAGATAGACGGCGTTGGTCTCGCTGCGCATTCCTTCGCTGTGCGACCCGGCCATGTAGAGGAAGTGACGGCCATCCGGCAGAAAGCTGACCCAGCGGTGCGTGGTCTCCCCTTTTTTCTCATCCAGCTGGGTGACCGGCTCCGGCTTTCCGCCCGCCGAGCTCACCTGTTCGATTCCGGACATCGCGGTCGGCGCGAAGAGAATGACGCCGTCCGGGTTCCAGCTGCCGCTGCGTCCACCGGAGGCGTCGCACAGCGTCACTGAGGGCGAACCCGCGAGATCGACCTTCTTCAGCTTCCCTTCCGCGAAGAAGGCGATCATCCGGCTGTCGGAGGACCAGAAG from Candidatus Polarisedimenticolia bacterium harbors:
- a CDS encoding proline iminopeptidase-family hydrolase, with product MRTVFVAMLLLPLLACPADTPPAPAPAPAAAPKHVSYFDDAGRKDILSGGARMIPIKTPKGEFHVWTKRTGNNPTIKVLLLHGGPGFTHEYFEALDSYFPAAGIEYYYYDQLGSFYSDQPDDPDLWDLPRFVDEVEQVRQALGLDKSDFYLMGHSWGGMLAMEYALAHQENLRGLIISNMMASIPAYNQYAQDAFIPEMDPKVLDEIQRLEAAKKYDDPRYMQLVIEHHYVKHILRMAPDLWPDPVNRAFKHLNPKIYIPMQGPSEFRASGKLEKWDRTADLEKITVPTLVIGARYDTMDPRHMEMMAGKVRHGRYLFCPQGSHLAIYDDQETYVAGIIAFLQDVDAGRFPAPESH
- a CDS encoding protein kinase, whose translation is MALASGHRLGPYEIVGSLGAGGMGEVWRAKDTRLDREVAIKILPEAFAGNAAFLARFEREARSISALNHPHICTLFDVGHQDETHYLVMELLDGESLAKRLERGPLPLEQVLRFGAQIAEALHHAHKQGIIHRDLKPANVVLTKNGAKLLDFGLARTVPEGQAVIQGMTTLATEQQPLTQEGTILGTFQYMAPEQLEGMPADARTDLFALGAVLFEMATGKKAFAGKTRTSLIAAIVSSQPPPLSTIQPVAPAALEHVVRRCLEKDPEDRWQSAHDVAGELRWISEAGSQSSSSGPAVQPRRKRSRLVPLAGMALAGLAAAALGWIAGSRMRPAPPAPRMIRSVLLPPDGKTFNLIDNNIGALTVSPDGRYVTYTVRGGDADNELWLRPLDSDAARPIPGTRGAQFPFWSSDSRMIAFFAEGKLKKVDLAGSPSVTLCDASGGRSGSWNPDGVILFAPTAMSGIEQVSSAGGKPEPVTQLDEKKGETTHRWVSFLPDGRHFLYMAGSHSEGMRSETNAVYLGELGTDTKQLLLRVRSNAVVAGDSLLYVRDRILMGQKLDLRTFRLIGEPKPLAEGVGYDPQFFRASFGASSGDVVAYSTAGSLGETQLAWFDRTGKRIGDVGRPGDFVDIAISPDGTHLALSILDPEAATSDIWVEDLKRNTRTRLTFDPVGERDPVWSPDGQRIVYLRTAKNDDLFIKPAAGGTEEVLLRDESDKLATDWSRDGRLLVFQTTRNDHKTGWDIATLDMTKKSEPQIYLQTEFDEINGKLSPDGRWMLYLSNESGRHEAYIAPFPGTGAKWQVSQGGVEGADWGMGGKEVIVVAPEVGLLSISVEPRGAGLEIGVPKLLLDVREAVNGAIPRDAQRFLLALKPQSTKESPIFLINGWNGGKR